The following coding sequences are from one Octopus bimaculoides isolate UCB-OBI-ISO-001 chromosome 3, ASM119413v2, whole genome shotgun sequence window:
- the LOC106877407 gene encoding sushi, von Willebrand factor type A, EGF and pentraxin domain-containing protein 1, translated as MVSRTFFFLFLIILTVKSENNTLGNVMKKIVSEYSNSTSTCNNYAPWFFEQMIKLLNCGPLPKLNNSRIQYTLKWEEEKIHLQQKCNRNFEASVENTADIICWNGKWMYEDKKCKLITCPIFHKPAHSFMTNVAYTYNSVIHFSCVSDYILRGNNSIRCQENQQWSSLPPACEIVKCLLLHPPKHGNINNTNEVKVNETVSFTCLKPYNLKGESVLTCLRDGSWNFPTPVCTLKCVVPEIAGRVVTISEGTILKPRTLINQGGKVLYSCKRSFMPVAFGVVQCLSGKWYPDIKCRKTCKIEKLHGLNFILSHNFSVIEYSCSAGETLLGDSKRTCLENGTWSGKLPQCVKNCQLLPEFGIYGYRNSDTLKYLPFGSTVTENTNVTYSCQLPYVNNTNDNVICQNGVLTPKPRCSYADIRLIDSKVIFTHESSNHFVCETNYTCEFFGYRQISCEWVNCGFRSRFHCVNVGFNNVTSEIYAGSLVTHCCVLQCND; from the coding sequence ATGGTATCCaggacattttttttccttttcttaattatattaacagtgaaaagtgaaaataatacgTTGGGAAATGTTATGAAAAAGATTGTGTCGGAATACAGTAATTCGACGTCAACCTGCAACAACTACGCTCCGTGGTTTTTTGAACAAATGATAAAACTCCTAAACTGTGGTCCTTTACCGAAATTGAACAACAGTCGAATACAATATACTTTGAAATGGGAAGAGGAAAAAATACACCTGCAACAAAAGTGCAACCGCAATTTTGAAGCAAGCGTAGAGAATACGGCCGATATTATTTGTTGGAATGGTAAATGGATGTATGAAGATAAAAAATGTAAGTTAATAACCTGCCCCATTTTTCATAAACCTGCACACAGTTTCATGACAAatgttgcatacacatataactctGTTATTCACTTTTCCTGTGTTTCTGATTATATTTTGCGAGGAAACAATTCAATACGGTGTCAAGAAAATCAGCAGTGGTCGTCTCTACCACCAGCTTGTGAAATTGTTAAATGTCTCCTACTGCATCCACCCAAACATggcaatataaacaatacaaatgaAGTTAAAGTTAACGAAACAGTTTCTTTCACTTGCTTAAAACCATATAATCTGAAAGGTGAATCTGTATTAACTTGTCTTCGAGACGGTAGCTGGAACTTTCCGACACCTGTTTGCACTTTGAAATGTGTCGtacctgaaattgctggtagAGTTGTGACTATTTCTGAAGGTACAATTTTAAAACCAAGAACCTTAATCAATCAAGGAGGGAAAGTGTTATATTCTTGCAAACGATCTTTCATGCCTGTCGCGTTTGGTGTCGTTCAATGCTTATCAGGTAAATGGTACCCAGACATAAAATGCAGAAAAACGTGTAAAATTGAGAAACTACAtggattaaattttattttgtcacaTAATTTTTCAGTTATTGAATATAGCTGTTCAGCAGGAGAAACTTTGCTGGGAGATTCTAAAAGAACCTGTTTAGAAAATGGAACGTGGAGTGGAAAACTTCCACAGTGTGTAAAGAACTGTCAATTGTTACCCGAGTTTGGCATATATGGCTACCGAAATTCAGACACTTTGAAATATCTTCCGTTTGGCAGCACAGTCACAGAAAACACGAATGTTACTTATTCATGTCAACTTCCTTATGTGAATAACACCAACGATAACGTGATATGTCAAAATGGTGTATTGACCCCCAAACCACGCTGTTCATATGCAGATATTCGGCTGATAGATTCCAAAGTCATTTTTACCCATGAATCGTCAAATCATTTTGTTTGTGAAACAAATTACACTTGCGAATTCTTTGGTTACAGACAGATATCATGCGAATGGGTAAACTGTGGGTTTCGTTCCCGCTTTCATTGTGTCAATGTAGGTTTTAACAATGTAACATCAGAAATATATGCTGGTTCATTAGTTACTCATTGTTGTGTTCTGCAGTGTAATGATTAA